AGACAACAATGCCATTGCGTGCAATGGTCATAGAAGCTTCTGAAAGTACTGCTCCTCCAGCATTCGTAGCAGCATTATTAGAAAATTCTATAGTTCCTTGGTTATCCGAGAGGTTAGCAACTCCCGTAGCGGCAATAGCACCACCTTTTTTCGCACTCTTGTTGGTGGTGAAGTTGATTGTCTTGCTTGAGCCAGTTAGCGTAAAAGCTTTGCAAGCAATCGCTCCACCATCTTCAGCGGAAAAGTTCTGATCAAAAAGCACATTAGCATTGTTCGTAAGGTTTAATGCTCCTCCAGATTTCATAGCTCCTTTCCCAGTAGCTACGGTATCCGGGGGACACAACCTAAAACTCAAACTAGAAAAATCTGATAAAGTAAGAATCTTATCAGCAGCCGAAACGTTAATCCCAGTAACATTAGCACCAGAATTCACGTTCTGTAAGGAAAAGCTATAGTTGTTGCCATTGAAAGTTAAGTTATCAACTGTTTGAACAAAAGCTGCTGCGTTAAGAGCAGCTACCTGCCCAACATCCATAATAGAAATATCACTCTGTAAACTATAAACGGTGCCACCCGCAGTGTCGGTAGATTGCGAAGAGAACACGCCGTTGGCATCGAGTATAGATTCTTGAGTTAAAGGAGTCTCCGCATATAAATGCGAGAAACAAAAAGATAAGGGTATCGTTAACGTTGACGATATTAAAATCTTATATAAAGAAGGCCTCATTTTATACACTTGGGGTGAAATGAAAAAAACAGTTTCGTTAAATACTCAAAGGTACAAAAGAAAGCAAGTCTAATACAGAAAAGACTTGACATGTTTTTTCCGTTTCTGGTATACGGCCTTCCCGTTTTCAGAGAGCGCGGGGCTCTAGAATTTGTACTTTCCTCCTAAATCGGCGTTGTAACTTCTAGAAGATCCGCGTAGCTCAAAAGCTCCATGAGAGAAGATTTCAAAGCTATCAGCTAAGTGATGGTGTGTAGAACCCTCAACTAAGACTGCTTGTCTCGCAAGATTCGTTGCTCCTGTAGTCCAAGCGTTATTGCCAGAAGGTAAGAATACGTGGGACTTAGGATAATGACGATAAATATCAGGATGGAAAGCTATGCTTAAACCAAAGTCATTAGAAGACGTGGCTTTTTCAAGTTTCACACCTATAGGTAATGCAACGTTTGTTAAGCGAGAACTTTGGAATTCTCTGTTTCTATCTCCACCTTTTGTTTCTTTGAAGTTTTCTTGTTCTACAAAGACAACATGAAGTTTCATATAAGGGGAGAACAGCTCCCTAGGCAACATACTACCCAATTCCGCAGATACGCAATGGTTATTCCATGTACCTTTTGATGTAGGAGCCGTAGCATGTTTCGTAGTCATAGTGTTATGAGTTACGCTGTAGCTTAGTTGAGCATCAAAAGTTACAGGGAATTGCTCAGGAAGCCTGGAGAATATCACACCTTTTCTATTGGAAAATCCATAGCGATGTACCATTTTGTCTTGCTTGGTATGTAGAGATACCGCATAGACATGGGATTTCGTACGGCCAAGGTGATAGTCTTTGTCTCTACCAAATAGTTGGCAGAAACCAAAGTCAAAGATATCATCTTCAATGCTTTCGAAACTTGCACCAAGAACATATCCCGAACTGATGTGACGGAATCCTTTTTGAATTTTTGAAGCATCCCTATGGAAGAAGTTGGAAACTCCAGCTACCCACAGTCCTTTGGAATTTCTACTTTCGGAGCTAACCTCTATAATCTTTTGAACCGATTGAATATCGATGGCTGAGCACCATAAGCTATTAGGAACTAAAGTAGCACGTCTTTCAGGATCTGGTTTGTAACCTGCAGATAACCATTTTATCTCAAAGGAAATGGCTCCAGTAGCAGCGTCTGTGACCTGAACAACATCCCATTGTCCTTGGTAACCGAAATTGGAAGTTGTAGAACCCTGAGGAACAATATTGAATCCTGTGGTATCTACTTTTCCACCAGTTCCTGTAGAAACGCTTAAAAGATTGGCAGAAAAGTTCTTGCTTAATAGAGGATTGTCGTAGAATCCACCGTTAGCATCAACAAACTGTAAATCCCCAGTTATGGAAACATTTCCTGCTGTTCCTGTTCCTCCGGTTCCGGTTCCATTCCCTCCGGTAATAGTAATTACCTGGCCATTACCCAAGGAATCTAAGTTTACAGCTAGATTGTTAATGACAATCGAACCATCTGCCGCTGTTACTGGAGTAGCTTGAACAGCAGGTGCTGGAGCTGCTGGAACAGGTGCTGATGCAGCAGGTAATTTATTTACTAAATATTTGGCAACAACACGTGCGAGTTGACTGCTTGCATCGAGGCTTTTAGGTTGATCAGCAGGTTGACTACTTGCGCTATCTGCAGGTTGGTCAGCCGGCTGACCATTCTCGCCGGCAGGAGCATCTTTTTGATCAACAGGCTTCACTTCTACACTCTGAGGAGCGTCTTTTTGATCAGCAGAAGGATTTGCATTAACTGTAACTGGTGCTTGTGGCATAGGAACATTGGCATCAATAGTAGTTCCACCATCCATAATCACCAGTGTTCCGGGCTGCTGAGCAAAAGAAAGCACTGACAGTGTAGCACCACCTTTTAATACCAGGGTTCCTGCTTCTAAAGAAACAGGGTGGTGAAGGAAACTTGTAAGGTTTGCAGGATCTGCAGCTTCTTCAGGAGTTAATTTCTCACCAGAGAATACAATGCGTCCATCATACACAATAGCTGGTGTGCTTGTAGCTGTATCTTGAGCATTTAACTTCAATAAAGCAGGTGCAGGTGCTGCAGAAGAGGAGGCTTTAGTAACAGGAGCCTGAGGCTCTGTTGTTGTAATAGGATCATAGAAAGTAAGAGAATGTCCTGTTCCAGCACGCAATTGTGTAAACAAAGAACCTGCGCCTACATGAACAGCGTTATGGACAGGGTTAGGGGGTGTAGTGTCTGCTGCGTCTGCTGTGTCAGCTTGAACGCTAGGATTGGCGGCAGTAGTAACTGTATTACCCTCGAAAGTGATATTTCCTTGAGAAGCAGATATATCAACACTTCCACCATCTACAATGAAAATCGCTCCACCTTCACTTGCAGTGTTGTTGGAGAAGAGCATTTCTCCTCCAGAAGATAGAACCAACTTCTTGGTATAGATGGCTCCTCCTTTGCCTTTGGCGGAGTTGCCGCTAAATGTAACAGACTTGTTTCCAGAAATTGTTAAACAAGCATCAGCAGGAGGAGTTGTGACTTGTCCTGTGGAAGGAGCAGCTGCGGCAGCTGCAGTATAAAGAGCAGCAGCTTGTTGGCCATCATTGGAACCAGTAGGTGCACCGGACTGTACAGGACTAGAAGGAGTCCCGGAAGTAGTAGGTGGTGGCGTTAAACAATAAATAGCTCCGCCGTTGCCTTGCTCAGCAGTTGTAGATGTTGCCTGGTTGCCAGAGAAGACAACATTGCCGTTTTCGGTGATACCTGTATCGGCAGTAACATAAAGGGCGCCGCCTTCACCAGAGGTGTTTTCTGAGAAAGTTGCGTTTTTACTTCCTGACAAAGTGAGTTTCTCAGTAACAATTGCTCCGCCCCTATCAGTGGAGGAGTTCTGAGAGAAAGTAAGCGTATTGTTATTGGTAAGAGTTGTAACAAAAAATGTTCCGTCACTAGGAGGAACAGGTTCTGTAGATTCTCCTCCACAATAAATAGCTCCGCCTAGAGATCTGCTTGCTACTGCGGGTGTGTTTGTATTCTGGCTAGTATCTGTATTCGTCAGAGCAGCAGCAGAGTCCTGTGCTTCTGCAGCTAGGAAAATATTCCTAAATGCTGAAGACTCTACACTATTTTGTACTGCGCTGTTTTGTACTTCAGGCGCTTTAGCTGCTTTATCCTCGGTATCTTGGCCATCTTGTTTAGGAGATTCTACTTTGAGAGCAACTGTTTCTGCTGCTTTAGAAGCAGCAGCAGGTTGAGCAGGAGTTTCCGACTTGTTCCCGGAAAATACAACAGAACCGTTTCCAGAGATTGTTAGGTTCCCGTTCGTGCATAGTGCACCACCCTCTTTCTTAGACGTATTTCCTGAGAAAGTAATGGTTCCGGTATTATCCTTAATCTCCGCATCTCCCTTAACTGTAACAGCTCCGCCTTCGCCAGAGGAATTGGTTAAGAAGGATACGTCTTTACCTCCGGATAGTGTAAGCTTTTCTGTAAAAATCGCTCCGCCGCTAGTTAGCGAAGAGTTGTCAGAAAAGGTAACTGAAGTGTTTTTAGTAATATTTACAACACTAGGAGTTTTTGGTGTATTTCCAGCGGTTTGTTTGGAATCAACTGTGGCACTAGCCTGAACAGATGAAGTGCCGGCGGGAGCTTGTGATGACGGATTAGATGCTGGGGGATTTTGAGTTTGTCCTACACAGAAGATAGCTCCACCAAGTGATTTGGTTATATCTGCTCCACCAGCTGTATTCTGATCGGCTGTTGCACTATCTGGAGAAGCAGCTTGTACTACAGGAACTACACTAGCAGCCGCGCCAGGTTGAGAAGGAGGTGTAGGATTAGTACCGGACTTGTTTTTGGAAAATACAACGGTCCCGTTGCCAGAGACTGTTAAATTTCCACGAACATACAGGGCACCACCCTCCTCAACAGATTGATTTCCTGAAAACGTGACAGTTCCGGTATTATTTTCAATTTCTGTAGCTCCATAAACTGAAGCAGCTCCACCTTCACCAGCAGAATTTTCAGAGAAGGTTACGTCTTGACCACCGGATAGAACGAGGTGCCCAGTGAAAATAGCTCCACCGACTGTTGAGGCGGCGTTTTTAGAAAAAGTAACTGAAGTATTGTTAGTAATATTTACAGTAGGAGTTTGTACTGCTACATCTCCAGAAGCTTGTTTAGCTGCTGGAGGAGATGCTGGGGGGTTTTGAGTTTGCCCTATACAGCAGATAGCTCCGCCATACCCTTTTCCGTCATCTGCAGATGCGCTGTTATCGGTTCCTGAAGATGAATCAGCACCCCCTGTTCCTGAGGTCATGAAAACATATTTAGCAGCTACAACAGATCCTTCTTGCGCTGCAGGTTGGTTATTGTCAGTATTTTCAGCGGGTGTAGGTTCAGATTCACTAGCTTCTTCTTGAGCTTTTCCTTCTTGAGAAGCAGCGGAGGCCGCAGCACCGCCTCCAGTTTCTGGAGCAGTAGCAACAGTTTGTGCTTGGTTACCTGAAAAGACAACAGCATTATTTCCCGAGATTGTTAAATCTCCAGAAAGACAGACAGCGCCCCCGTATTGCTTGGCATTATTACCAGAGAAGGTAACTGTTCCTGTGTTGTTCGAAATATTTCCGTTCCCTTCAACACGAACAGCTCCACCAGATTCTTTAGAAGAGTTGCCAGTAAATGTAACGTTTACGTTGTTTGTAAATGCAATGCTTGGGGCAGATGTTGGAGTTGGTTCTGCAGCTACACCGGAAGCGGCAACAGCTGAGGAAACAATTCCTGAAGAAGTCCCATTCGAAGAACCGGCGGCAGTACCTGTTCCTGGAACAGCAGCTTTTGGTCCAGAATAAACCGCGCTGTCTGCTTGGGTTTGATCTTGTTTTGTAGCGTTAGTGAAGGATAGATTGTCGAAACCTGAGAATGTCAACGCAGAATTGGCAGCATTGCTAATAGCTGATCCTTTACCAGTGATGGAGACATTCGAAAAACTCATGGAGTGGTTTGCTCCAGTAAAAGTCAGTGAGCCATCCGTATTTGAGAAGCAGCTAGTATTTGTAGCTGGAGTAGTGGTAGTCGCAGAGTCTCCACTAGTGCCTGAATTTTGAGTTGCTGCATCGGAGCTTAAATAGTAAAAGGGATTGTTATAGGTATCTGTATGGAAGTAGTAAGCTGCTGCAGCAGGAGCCGAATCGCTGTTAGCAGTCCCTCCTTCTTGTTGGCCGCTCGTGTTGTCTTGGGAAGGTTGTGCTTGTGTCTGAGAGCCGCCTGCTGCTGCATCCGCGGTTTTTGTTCCGGCAACATTATTAAAAGTTACGTCTCCGTCAAGGGTGTAGGTAGTTCCCGCAGCATCAGAAGTACTTCTAACAGTAAATGGTTCTGAAGTCGTTGTCCCAGGATAATCGTCTTTAGGACCTAGTGTTATATTCCCATTGCTTGGCGTTTGTGTAGTGGCAGTAGATGAGGCAGCCTCTTCGGCAATGGCTTCGAATGATAAAGGTAGGGAAATAGCTGAGGAGATTAACAACAAAGGAACAGAGGACTTCATGAAAATGTTCTTTTTGTGATTTGGAGAAGTAATTCACGCAATAGAAAAAAAAGGAAAATAAATCAAGAAGCAACAGAGTAATAATGATCGTAAACGTTTTATAAATAGTATAAAACGAAAACATAACCAAGAATCATATAAAATATGACTCTTGGTTGTCTCATTTACGTCTATAAATTAGGAGAATTAAGAAAAAAAAAGAGGGAGCCTAATTTTTAGGATCGCAATGATGAGAGGAATGTCCTTTGGAACAACATTCGCCGGCTTGGTGTTTCTTAGAACAACAACCGCACAAATTTATTAGAGAGATAATACCAGCGATTCCTATTACAATATAAGTTATTTGAGTAGCTGGTGCACTTGCGCCTCCGCATAGTCGAGCAATAAGGTTTACTTTATGATGAGTTAATCCTATAATTCCTACG
This window of the Chlamydia sp. BM-2023 genome carries:
- a CDS encoding polymorphic outer membrane protein middle domain-containing protein, producing the protein MKSSVPLLLISSAISLPLSFEAIAEEAASSTATTQTPSNGNITLGPKDDYPGTTTSEPFTVRSTSDAAGTTYTLDGDVTFNNVAGTKTADAAAGGSQTQAQPSQDNTSGQQEGGTANSDSAPAAAAYYFHTDTYNNPFYYLSSDAATQNSGTSGDSATTTTPATNTSCFSNTDGSLTFTGANHSMSFSNVSITGKGSAISNAANSALTFSGFDNLSFTNATKQDQTQADSAVYSGPKAAVPGTGTAAGSSNGTSSGIVSSAVAASGVAAEPTPTSAPSIAFTNNVNVTFTGNSSKESGGAVRVEGNGNISNNTGTVTFSGNNAKQYGGAVCLSGDLTISGNNAVVFSGNQAQTVATAPETGGGAAASAASQEGKAQEEASESEPTPAENTDNNQPAAQEGSVVAAKYVFMTSGTGGADSSSGTDNSASADDGKGYGGAICCIGQTQNPPASPPAAKQASGDVAVQTPTVNITNNTSVTFSKNAASTVGGAIFTGHLVLSGGQDVTFSENSAGEGGAASVYGATEIENNTGTVTFSGNQSVEEGGALYVRGNLTVSGNGTVVFSKNKSGTNPTPPSQPGAAASVVPVVQAASPDSATADQNTAGGADITKSLGGAIFCVGQTQNPPASNPSSQAPAGTSSVQASATVDSKQTAGNTPKTPSVVNITKNTSVTFSDNSSLTSGGAIFTEKLTLSGGKDVSFLTNSSGEGGAVTVKGDAEIKDNTGTITFSGNTSKKEGGALCTNGNLTISGNGSVVFSGNKSETPAQPAAASKAAETVALKVESPKQDGQDTEDKAAKAPEVQNSAVQNSVESSAFRNIFLAAEAQDSAAALTNTDTSQNTNTPAVASRSLGGAIYCGGESTEPVPPSDGTFFVTTLTNNNTLTFSQNSSTDRGGAIVTEKLTLSGSKNATFSENTSGEGGALYVTADTGITENGNVVFSGNQATSTTAEQGNGGAIYCLTPPPTTSGTPSSPVQSGAPTGSNDGQQAAALYTAAAAAAPSTGQVTTPPADACLTISGNKSVTFSGNSAKGKGGAIYTKKLVLSSGGEMLFSNNTASEGGAIFIVDGGSVDISASQGNITFEGNTVTTAANPSVQADTADAADTTPPNPVHNAVHVGAGSLFTQLRAGTGHSLTFYDPITTTEPQAPVTKASSSAAPAPALLKLNAQDTATSTPAIVYDGRIVFSGEKLTPEEAADPANLTSFLHHPVSLEAGTLVLKGGATLSVLSFAQQPGTLVIMDGGTTIDANVPMPQAPVTVNANPSADQKDAPQSVEVKPVDQKDAPAGENGQPADQPADSASSQPADQPKSLDASSQLARVVAKYLVNKLPAASAPVPAAPAPAVQATPVTAADGSIVINNLAVNLDSLGNGQVITITGGNGTGTGGTGTAGNVSITGDLQFVDANGGFYDNPLLSKNFSANLLSVSTGTGGKVDTTGFNIVPQGSTTSNFGYQGQWDVVQVTDAATGAISFEIKWLSAGYKPDPERRATLVPNSLWCSAIDIQSVQKIIEVSSESRNSKGLWVAGVSNFFHRDASKIQKGFRHISSGYVLGASFESIEDDIFDFGFCQLFGRDKDYHLGRTKSHVYAVSLHTKQDKMVHRYGFSNRKGVIFSRLPEQFPVTFDAQLSYSVTHNTMTTKHATAPTSKGTWNNHCVSAELGSMLPRELFSPYMKLHVVFVEQENFKETKGGDRNREFQSSRLTNVALPIGVKLEKATSSNDFGLSIAFHPDIYRHYPKSHVFLPSGNNAWTTGATNLARQAVLVEGSTHHHLADSFEIFSHGAFELRGSSRSYNADLGGKYKF
- a CDS encoding DUF378 domain-containing protein → MLGKLVRGLSSLIVVLCALNVGIIGLTHHKVNLIARLCGGASAPATQITYIVIGIAGIISLINLCGCCSKKHQAGECCSKGHSSHHCDPKN